In Halobacteriovorax marinus SJ, the following proteins share a genomic window:
- a CDS encoding sensor histidine kinase, whose translation MQEKSIDSIREYAWKRRATILGLSTASVVLLLRFLSELIFSTHFDKSNYIIICTTIVLICQLIYVKKTRFYETSLFYTLLFAFIFIYARASMTGGLTSPTMAWYPVVPIISSFLLPRSKTIIIGICSVIFIVFTSQFSLVHDLNLPATPLQDYSRVLVYISVTFICTVFCLFHEDQRKKMRVKLEEQRLSILSSARNTELGELAAGIAHEINNPLAVIKVKSKKIKALNSENKEVLDSIEKISAMAERINKIVKSMKNLSKNQVNQEKSNKENFEYIFENVLTLCETKMKYSNIQFQLINNVKNLDKYRIPIQLGHVLLNIINNAYDAVLIEETKWIKIFINTVDELLEIKISNSGKLIDEDKREKIFNPFYSDKDNRTGLGLSISKNNLSTLGGELKLLSDTEFTTFSITLPLKEH comes from the coding sequence ATGCAAGAAAAATCAATAGACAGTATTCGAGAATATGCTTGGAAGCGTAGAGCAACAATCTTAGGGCTTAGTACGGCTTCTGTTGTTCTTCTCTTAAGGTTTCTATCTGAGTTGATATTTTCTACACATTTCGACAAATCAAATTATATCATTATTTGCACAACTATAGTTTTAATTTGCCAATTAATTTATGTAAAAAAAACTAGATTCTACGAAACATCACTTTTCTATACTCTACTTTTTGCTTTTATCTTCATTTACGCTAGAGCAAGTATGACAGGGGGACTAACCTCTCCAACCATGGCCTGGTATCCAGTTGTTCCCATCATCTCCTCTTTTCTCCTACCAAGAAGTAAGACCATTATCATAGGAATATGCTCCGTTATATTTATCGTATTCACATCTCAGTTCTCTTTAGTTCATGACTTAAATCTTCCAGCGACTCCTCTACAGGATTACTCAAGAGTACTCGTGTATATATCTGTGACTTTTATATGTACTGTCTTCTGCTTATTTCACGAAGATCAGCGAAAGAAAATGAGAGTAAAACTAGAAGAACAGAGATTAAGTATTTTAAGCTCAGCTAGAAATACAGAACTTGGAGAGCTTGCGGCCGGTATTGCCCATGAAATTAATAATCCTCTAGCTGTTATAAAAGTAAAATCAAAGAAGATAAAAGCTTTGAACTCAGAAAATAAAGAGGTTCTTGACTCTATTGAGAAGATCTCGGCCATGGCCGAAAGAATTAATAAGATTGTTAAATCCATGAAAAACCTCTCTAAGAATCAAGTGAACCAAGAGAAAAGTAACAAAGAAAATTTTGAATATATTTTTGAAAATGTATTAACTCTATGTGAAACAAAAATGAAGTATTCAAATATCCAGTTTCAGCTAATTAATAATGTTAAGAATTTAGATAAGTATAGAATCCCCATCCAGCTTGGCCACGTTCTCTTAAATATAATCAACAATGCCTATGATGCGGTATTAATTGAAGAAACAAAGTGGATAAAGATCTTTATTAATACTGTAGATGAATTGCTTGAAATCAAAATAAGCAATAGCGGAAAGCTCATTGATGAAGATAAGAGAGAGAAAATATTCAACCCCTTCTACTCTGATAAAGATAATAGAACCGGACTAGGTTTAAGTATTAGTAAGAATAACCTCTCGACTCTTGGTGGTGAATTGAAGCTTCTTTCTGATACAGAATTTACGACCTTTAGCATCACTCTCCCGTTAAAGGAGCACTAA
- a CDS encoding acetyl-CoA C-acetyltransferase has protein sequence MSEIKKVCIIDGTRIPFCRSGSKYMGMSNKELMSTALKGLVSKLNLEGKAVGELSLGAVSKHAADFSLARECAIESGLSFATPTFDVQMACGTSLEAAILVGNKIALGHIDCAIAGGVDTNSDVPIEFSKKFSDRLLRLNGAKTLGQKLSVLKGFSPKELLPKLPAVKEARTGKSMGESCEDMAKTWNISRFEQDQLALESHQKAEAAYQQGFFDDLITSCAGVKKDNIVRGDTSLDKLNKLRTAFDKSSKGTLTAGNSSPLSDGASCVFLCSEEYAMKNKLDVMAYLTYSQSAAVDYINEEGLLMAPAYAVPKMLERADLTLQDFDFYEIHEAFSAQVLCTLKAWEDENFCKEKLGLEKALGSIDRSKLNVKGGSVALGHPFAATGTRIVTSLAKMLNEKGSGRGLISICTAGGMGVTAILEK, from the coding sequence ATGTCAGAGATTAAAAAGGTATGTATTATTGATGGAACTAGAATTCCATTTTGTAGATCAGGATCTAAGTATATGGGGATGTCTAATAAAGAACTGATGAGCACTGCGCTTAAAGGACTTGTTAGTAAACTTAACTTAGAGGGAAAGGCCGTTGGTGAGCTTTCTCTCGGAGCTGTTTCTAAGCATGCTGCTGACTTCTCTCTAGCAAGAGAGTGCGCAATTGAGAGTGGTCTCTCTTTTGCGACTCCAACTTTTGATGTTCAAATGGCATGTGGTACATCGCTTGAAGCGGCTATTCTTGTAGGGAATAAGATTGCATTAGGTCATATAGACTGTGCAATTGCCGGAGGTGTAGATACTAATAGTGATGTTCCAATTGAGTTTTCAAAAAAGTTTTCAGACAGACTATTGAGATTGAATGGAGCAAAGACCCTAGGTCAGAAGCTATCTGTTTTAAAGGGATTTTCTCCTAAAGAGTTACTACCAAAGCTTCCAGCGGTGAAAGAGGCGAGAACAGGTAAGTCTATGGGGGAGAGTTGTGAGGATATGGCGAAAACTTGGAATATCTCTCGCTTTGAGCAAGACCAACTAGCGCTTGAGTCACACCAAAAAGCTGAAGCAGCTTATCAGCAAGGTTTCTTTGATGATCTTATTACATCGTGTGCAGGGGTGAAGAAAGATAATATTGTGAGAGGAGATACGTCTCTCGATAAGTTGAATAAACTTAGAACAGCTTTTGATAAGAGTAGTAAAGGCACACTTACAGCTGGAAATAGTTCTCCACTTTCTGATGGAGCCTCTTGTGTTTTTCTTTGTAGTGAAGAATATGCAATGAAAAATAAATTAGATGTTATGGCCTACCTTACATATTCGCAGTCTGCAGCTGTTGATTATATTAATGAGGAAGGACTTTTGATGGCGCCGGCCTATGCCGTTCCAAAGATGTTGGAAAGAGCAGATTTAACATTACAAGATTTTGATTTCTATGAGATTCACGAAGCATTTTCAGCGCAAGTTCTATGTACTTTAAAAGCGTGGGAAGACGAGAATTTTTGTAAAGAAAAGCTCGGTCTAGAAAAAGCTCTTGGTAGTATTGATAGAAGTAAGCTTAATGTTAAAGGTGGAAGCGTTGCCCTCGGTCATCCATTCGCTGCGACAGGAACAAGAATAGTTACTTCGCTGGCCAAGATGTTAAATGAAAAAGGTAGTGGTAGAGGATTAATCTCTATTTGTACTGCTGGTGGAATGGGTGTTACAGCTATATTAGAAAAATAG
- a CDS encoding CBS domain-containing protein, with the protein MLDKNDEHYRVIHAEEFSASLQEFQFPELELLPKSTSVIEAISIVRKSRVSVIAVGEKDVEGIVTEDDFLKLPYSDPSSIEGIQLESIMKKSPSILEDSATILDAIIHMGEKDLKHLLIRSGGKIKVVLLKDLLSFTKSRFKNDLENFDEKVKWSKDGVYLQMRTHFDELSNDEPELTAHVFETPLRKVMFNESIYCDVSDNLSDALTLMRNGATSTLVVMEYETELKGVITARDFLNKAYLDLDFQSVKVSEIMTPAPHKLLEQDVLAVAIKNMAKFNYRNVIICNQVGYPISTVSILEILRFICSKIS; encoded by the coding sequence ATGCTAGATAAGAACGATGAACATTATCGAGTTATTCATGCAGAGGAGTTTTCAGCTTCTCTGCAAGAATTTCAATTTCCTGAGCTAGAACTTCTCCCTAAATCAACCTCTGTTATTGAAGCTATTTCTATCGTAAGAAAATCTAGAGTAAGTGTAATTGCTGTAGGAGAAAAAGATGTTGAGGGAATTGTTACAGAGGATGATTTCTTAAAGCTCCCTTACAGTGACCCATCTAGTATTGAAGGGATTCAACTTGAAAGTATAATGAAAAAATCTCCCTCTATTCTCGAAGATAGTGCAACTATCTTAGATGCAATCATCCATATGGGCGAAAAAGATTTAAAGCATCTTCTGATTAGAAGTGGGGGAAAAATAAAAGTCGTTCTATTAAAGGATCTTTTGAGTTTCACAAAATCTAGATTCAAAAATGATTTAGAGAACTTTGATGAGAAAGTGAAGTGGTCTAAAGATGGAGTCTATCTTCAGATGAGAACTCACTTTGATGAATTGAGCAATGATGAACCTGAGCTAACAGCTCATGTGTTTGAGACACCACTTCGAAAAGTAATGTTTAATGAATCCATCTATTGCGATGTTTCTGATAATTTAAGTGATGCACTCACACTGATGAGAAATGGAGCGACATCTACCTTAGTCGTAATGGAATATGAAACCGAGTTAAAGGGAGTTATAACGGCAAGGGACTTTCTTAATAAGGCATATTTGGATTTAGACTTTCAAAGTGTAAAAGTTAGTGAAATTATGACTCCAGCACCCCATAAATTACTTGAGCAAGACGTTTTGGCCGTGGCAATAAAGAACATGGCTAAATTTAACTACAGAAATGTGATAATATGTAATCAGGTAGGTTATCCAATTTCTACAGTGTCTATACTTGAGATCTTGAGATTTATTTGCTCTAAAATTAGTTAG
- the recQ gene encoding DNA helicase RecQ, with protein MEQDHLFENLSFSFFDADDYKESAREVLRTVFGHHDFRDQQEKIVTEVLEGRDALVLMPTGGGKSLCYQIPAIVRKGVGIVISPLISLMEDQVSTLNEMGVEAYYLNSSLSREESNEIEAKLRQGQVELLYLAPERLLQPYTLNMLSSIDVSVIAIDEAHCVSRWGPDFRPEYMNLNILSNKFPNVPRIALTATADMESRKIIANELSLKNARVFLSSFDRPNISYEIELKNEDPETQLLNFLERFDIDDSGIIYCLSRKKVEQTAAFLVENGFIAYPYHAGMSSTKRKKVQQHFLQGEGVIVVATIAFGMGIDKPDVRFVGHMDMPKSIESYYQETGRAARDGLAAQAWMLYSRRDSAVLKHLIRKGTRDRTQRKVEEHHIELMLGLCETTRCRREVILSFLDEDSPEYCGNCDVCQGSLEGRELQDVTDEILLYLTAIYKLNQKMSYETVISFLTGDESFRFHEYTSLPLYAQGQGIDSSKWREIHRVALTCGLIQVKFAEGARIALTEKSLKVLDGKDRIYMRLDTSRKMPTLTKKRAPKKKKQVRKRSPKVVSYPREENYQLDGEQRSLFNKLRALRSSIASKRKIPAYKVFHDTTLIEIVKYRPQTQAEFSKIHGVGKAKLKKYSKKFMDLI; from the coding sequence ATGGAGCAAGACCATCTTTTTGAAAATTTAAGCTTCTCCTTCTTCGATGCTGATGACTACAAAGAGAGCGCGAGGGAAGTGTTGCGCACAGTGTTTGGACATCACGACTTTAGAGACCAACAAGAGAAAATTGTTACTGAGGTTCTAGAGGGAAGAGATGCCCTGGTACTCATGCCTACTGGCGGTGGGAAATCTCTGTGCTATCAAATTCCTGCAATCGTAAGAAAGGGAGTGGGGATTGTCATATCACCTCTTATCTCTCTAATGGAAGATCAAGTTTCTACTTTAAATGAAATGGGTGTTGAGGCCTATTACTTAAATAGCTCCTTATCTAGAGAGGAGTCCAATGAGATTGAAGCTAAGCTCAGGCAAGGACAGGTTGAACTTCTCTATCTTGCTCCAGAGAGATTACTACAGCCCTATACTCTAAATATGCTCTCATCAATTGATGTTTCAGTCATTGCCATTGATGAGGCCCACTGTGTATCTCGCTGGGGTCCTGACTTTAGGCCAGAGTATATGAACCTAAATATATTAAGCAATAAATTTCCAAATGTTCCGAGAATTGCTCTGACTGCAACTGCGGATATGGAGTCGCGAAAGATTATTGCTAATGAACTCTCTTTAAAGAATGCAAGAGTCTTCTTGAGCAGTTTTGATCGTCCAAATATATCTTATGAAATAGAGCTTAAAAATGAAGACCCTGAAACACAATTATTAAACTTCTTGGAAAGATTCGATATTGATGACTCGGGAATTATTTATTGTCTTTCTCGAAAGAAAGTTGAGCAAACTGCGGCCTTCTTAGTTGAGAATGGCTTTATTGCTTATCCTTATCACGCAGGAATGTCTTCTACAAAGAGAAAGAAAGTTCAGCAACACTTCCTTCAGGGAGAGGGTGTGATTGTTGTTGCAACAATTGCATTTGGTATGGGCATCGATAAGCCAGATGTCCGATTTGTTGGTCATATGGATATGCCAAAAAGTATAGAGTCTTACTATCAGGAGACGGGGCGTGCAGCTAGAGATGGCCTTGCTGCTCAGGCATGGATGCTATATTCCAGAAGAGATAGTGCGGTACTTAAGCATTTAATTCGAAAAGGAACAAGAGACAGAACGCAAAGAAAGGTTGAAGAACATCATATTGAACTTATGCTCGGACTTTGTGAAACAACAAGGTGTAGGAGAGAAGTTATTCTGAGTTTTCTAGATGAAGATTCTCCTGAGTACTGTGGAAATTGTGACGTTTGCCAAGGCTCTTTGGAGGGGCGTGAATTACAAGATGTCACAGATGAAATACTGCTCTATTTGACGGCCATTTATAAGTTAAATCAGAAAATGAGTTATGAGACAGTTATTTCTTTTTTAACAGGAGACGAATCCTTTCGTTTTCATGAATATACCAGCTTGCCTCTTTACGCTCAGGGGCAGGGGATAGATAGTTCAAAGTGGAGAGAGATTCACAGAGTTGCTCTTACCTGTGGACTCATTCAAGTTAAATTTGCTGAGGGAGCCCGAATTGCTCTAACAGAAAAGAGTCTTAAGGTCTTAGATGGTAAAGACAGAATCTATATGCGCTTAGATACTTCTAGGAAAATGCCAACGCTTACTAAGAAAAGAGCACCAAAGAAGAAAAAGCAAGTAAGAAAGAGAAGCCCCAAGGTTGTAAGCTATCCAAGGGAAGAGAATTATCAATTAGATGGTGAACAGAGATCTCTCTTTAATAAACTTCGAGCACTAAGAAGTTCAATTGCTAGTAAGAGAAAGATTCCTGCTTATAAAGTCTTTCACGATACGACGCTAATTGAAATTGTAAAATATCGCCCACAAACACAAGCAGAGTTTTCAAAAATTCACGGCGTAGGAAAAGCAAAATTAAAAAAATATAGTAAGAAATTTATGGACCTAATTTAA
- a CDS encoding NAD-dependent deacylase → MIIPNNFKNIVILTGAGISAESGIKTFRDCNGLWENHDIMEVASIQGFRNNPKLVYDFYNARKAQLQSSEVSPNAAHHALAQLESKFKGNVTIITQNVDDLHERSGSHNIIHMHGELLKARCQKSQKVFTIKTNINESSICSCCREAGNLRPHIVWFGETPLMLDEIELELSKCDLFLSIGTSGEVYPAASFINYVKELGAMTIEQNLQPTKQARLFDIQITGEATKEVPRLVERLLS, encoded by the coding sequence ATGATTATTCCTAATAATTTCAAAAATATTGTTATCCTAACAGGGGCCGGAATTTCAGCAGAGTCAGGGATTAAAACCTTTAGAGACTGCAATGGCCTATGGGAAAACCACGATATTATGGAAGTAGCTTCAATCCAAGGTTTTAGAAATAATCCAAAACTAGTCTACGATTTCTATAATGCTAGAAAAGCTCAACTTCAATCCTCAGAAGTATCTCCCAATGCTGCTCATCACGCCCTTGCCCAATTAGAGAGTAAGTTTAAGGGCAATGTCACTATCATTACTCAAAACGTTGATGACCTCCACGAGCGCTCTGGATCACACAATATAATCCACATGCATGGAGAGCTTTTAAAGGCTCGCTGTCAGAAATCGCAAAAAGTTTTTACTATTAAGACGAATATTAATGAGAGCAGTATTTGTTCCTGCTGTAGAGAGGCCGGTAATTTACGACCACATATAGTTTGGTTTGGGGAAACTCCTCTCATGCTTGATGAGATAGAACTTGAACTCAGCAAATGTGACCTCTTTCTCTCAATTGGGACATCGGGTGAAGTTTATCCTGCGGCCTCATTTATTAATTATGTAAAAGAGTTGGGCGCAATGACAATCGAGCAAAACCTACAACCAACCAAGCAGGCTAGACTCTTTGATATTCAAATCACAGGCGAGGCCACCAAAGAAGTTCCACGCCTCGTTGAAAGACTTCTTAGTTAA
- a CDS encoding DnaA/Hda family protein: MQNKKGSPRATAINKKLVRNRAQDESQLDLLSYISNQNIAVSRPSNITCISSAKRPKAITRNRKFSLPINVDRNKVFKNFICGESNSRAYKVMESTLNSKNIDYQIIYICSLSGLGKSHLLYATANALFEKTAKKICYFHGKEFIYNFDAQVENLDSIAAVFVDDLDEITYDIDLQDRFSRNFDLLKRSGVQIFLAGSILPKHMKMANAKYANRVGGALVEKINKIDRDLASKILDNLSTIHNYQLSPDVSDLLVDCFHYHVYGLESALLKLKSYSETFSSNVDIKIALKELKILGPVLDKNINSKKIICRVCEFYKVDVEDLFSKNRKKEVSFARHVCMYILKDRNGLSLSRIARLFNRDHTSVLYGVNKVMAEIQNNKKFRKDIHELV, from the coding sequence ATGCAGAATAAGAAGGGTAGCCCTAGGGCCACAGCAATCAATAAGAAATTAGTCAGAAATAGAGCGCAAGATGAATCTCAGCTCGACTTGCTGTCGTATATTTCTAATCAGAATATTGCAGTGTCGAGACCTTCAAATATTACATGTATTAGTAGTGCGAAGAGACCAAAGGCCATTACTAGAAATCGTAAATTCTCACTTCCAATTAATGTGGATAGGAATAAAGTCTTTAAGAACTTCATCTGTGGAGAGTCAAACTCAAGGGCCTATAAAGTCATGGAGTCTACTCTTAATTCTAAGAATATTGATTACCAAATCATCTATATATGTTCTTTGAGTGGATTGGGAAAGAGTCACTTACTCTACGCAACCGCCAACGCTCTCTTTGAAAAAACAGCTAAAAAGATTTGTTACTTTCACGGAAAAGAATTTATTTATAATTTCGATGCTCAAGTCGAGAATTTAGATTCTATTGCTGCAGTATTTGTCGATGACTTAGATGAAATTACTTATGATATTGATTTACAAGACCGCTTTTCACGTAATTTTGATTTGCTTAAAAGAAGTGGAGTTCAAATTTTCTTAGCGGGCTCAATTCTTCCAAAGCATATGAAGATGGCCAATGCTAAGTATGCCAATAGAGTAGGTGGTGCTCTCGTTGAGAAGATTAATAAAATTGATAGAGATTTGGCGTCTAAGATTTTAGATAATCTCTCAACAATTCATAATTACCAACTGAGTCCAGATGTGAGTGACTTGCTCGTAGATTGCTTTCACTATCATGTCTATGGGCTTGAGAGTGCTCTTTTAAAGCTCAAGAGTTATAGTGAAACTTTTAGTAGTAACGTCGATATCAAAATTGCACTAAAAGAGCTCAAGATTCTTGGACCTGTCTTAGATAAGAATATAAATTCAAAGAAGATTATCTGCAGAGTATGTGAATTCTACAAAGTAGATGTCGAGGATTTATTTTCTAAGAATAGAAAGAAAGAAGTTTCTTTTGCTAGACATGTTTGTATGTACATTTTAAAAGATAGAAATGGTCTATCTCTTTCTCGAATCGCAAGACTCTTCAATAGAGATCATACATCTGTTCTTTATGGTGTGAATAAGGTTATGGCCGAGATTCAAAATAATAAGAAATTTAGAAAAGATATTCACGAGTTGGTTTAA
- a CDS encoding FHA domain-containing protein has product MLLSKTKDYSRLKLTGHNLEFTLTKKKLLVGSSEKCDIQIKDSSISAYHAILIINQDGGAKIIDLESNNGTYINSERVDSGILYPGDNIQFANEIFNLDEVIDELQRNDTVIEDEDMDIHTIQELEDRHPTPVLPPVPGLVIIDGEYCDIKFDEENYSHANELNLVENIDPKNYVEVNETKEFLPIARKNDAKAVQITVLSMGVALSIDYFPLKNGDIRVSAHDRKKDTFQLPSFDSEENIPFLSISDSNIKIKEIDGHNCTSLLTNEEVSNNYSLKNDEIISYTKGTTQVLIKIADAPPHLRSTPFFGRDRDFQKQTAKVFSVVMSLMLLLLFIDIPTQEEEKKVAVIYRPAVKAPEKNNSKTSSEVSKTEVDTGVKKEKQNDKKPQFAKKQDTQKKPVPKQTPKPAQKQAKAAAKSQNVKSKRQMKSFKFKMNKSMASFFGSTGSKSAKVVKNSNSNANAIGSSAKSATTSDIKAANNNATSGLGQDFRGSFDTSSGSKGLASKSGIDTTYTDQKAVVLGSMDPELLRKILREYLPQFKHCYQQELEYRNEHAKGVMDLHFRINSAGKAQRVRIKTKGSQFSNKGTNCMTGVLKLIQFPKPKGGGVVDVKQPLNFLSEKSKI; this is encoded by the coding sequence GTGTTGCTGTCAAAAACTAAAGACTACAGCCGACTAAAGTTAACGGGACATAATCTTGAGTTCACATTGACCAAGAAAAAGCTCTTAGTTGGCTCAAGTGAGAAATGTGATATTCAAATTAAAGATAGTAGTATTTCGGCCTATCATGCCATTCTTATAATTAACCAAGATGGTGGTGCTAAAATTATCGATCTTGAAAGTAATAACGGAACATATATCAACTCAGAAAGAGTAGACTCAGGAATCTTATATCCTGGAGATAATATTCAATTCGCAAATGAGATTTTTAATCTAGATGAAGTAATTGATGAACTTCAAAGGAATGATACTGTCATTGAAGATGAGGATATGGATATTCATACAATCCAGGAGCTGGAGGATAGACATCCTACCCCGGTTTTACCTCCAGTTCCTGGCCTTGTAATTATTGATGGAGAATATTGTGACATCAAATTCGACGAAGAGAATTACTCTCACGCAAACGAATTAAATCTAGTAGAAAATATTGATCCAAAGAATTATGTAGAGGTAAATGAAACTAAAGAGTTTCTTCCTATAGCAAGAAAGAACGATGCTAAGGCAGTTCAAATAACTGTTCTATCTATGGGAGTTGCTCTTTCAATTGATTACTTCCCACTTAAGAATGGAGACATCAGAGTCTCTGCACACGACAGAAAGAAAGATACTTTTCAGCTACCAAGTTTTGATAGCGAAGAGAATATTCCATTTCTAAGCATAAGTGACAGCAATATTAAAATAAAAGAAATTGATGGACATAATTGCACTTCACTTCTTACAAATGAAGAAGTTTCAAATAATTATAGCCTAAAGAATGACGAAATAATCTCTTATACAAAGGGGACAACACAAGTCCTTATTAAGATCGCTGATGCTCCTCCTCACTTAAGAAGTACTCCATTCTTTGGAAGAGACAGAGATTTTCAAAAACAGACAGCAAAGGTCTTCTCTGTTGTTATGAGTTTGATGCTTCTACTTCTCTTTATAGATATTCCGACACAAGAGGAGGAGAAAAAAGTAGCAGTCATCTATAGACCAGCAGTAAAAGCTCCTGAAAAGAATAACTCTAAAACTTCAAGTGAAGTGAGCAAGACTGAAGTTGATACAGGAGTTAAGAAAGAGAAACAAAATGATAAGAAACCTCAATTTGCAAAGAAACAGGATACCCAAAAGAAACCTGTTCCAAAGCAAACTCCTAAGCCAGCACAAAAACAGGCAAAAGCTGCGGCAAAGTCTCAGAATGTAAAAAGTAAGAGACAGATGAAGTCCTTTAAATTCAAAATGAATAAATCAATGGCCTCATTCTTTGGAAGTACCGGTTCAAAATCTGCAAAAGTGGTTAAGAACTCAAACTCAAATGCTAATGCGATAGGAAGTTCTGCTAAGAGTGCAACAACATCTGATATAAAGGCAGCAAATAACAATGCCACAAGTGGTCTTGGTCAGGATTTCAGAGGAAGTTTTGACACATCATCAGGATCTAAAGGTCTTGCAAGTAAATCTGGAATTGATACGACTTATACAGATCAAAAAGCAGTTGTTCTTGGTTCAATGGACCCAGAATTACTTAGAAAGATTCTAAGAGAGTACTTGCCACAATTTAAGCACTGTTACCAGCAAGAGCTTGAGTATAGAAACGAGCACGCTAAAGGTGTAATGGATCTACACTTTAGAATCAACTCAGCAGGTAAAGCTCAAAGAGTAAGAATTAAAACAAAGGGTTCACAATTTTCTAATAAAGGAACTAATTGTATGACAGGTGTTCTTAAACTTATTCAATTCCCTAAGCCTAAGGGTGGCGGTGTAGTAGACGTTAAGCAACCACTTAACTTCTTATCTGAAAAATCAAAAATTTAA
- a CDS encoding tetratricopeptide repeat protein codes for MKILTVISLLLLASCGSHKIVSKLDNNDDAFSNESFMRFGHTRLTQVNENDFLKKELSNCYRGSFSTSLKSFQDKLGEYKTNEKYWLYIGICYQLYGSHLKANFYYDYALSGSKYTQAAILNNKALVAMKARNFDDAFPLLEKSIKLAPTSNVPKYNLAQLYIKFNHLEKARSLITPLVRKNQGDVDLILSMMTIEIASKDYKRANYWAGKFNSKQLTREDISLYVALLYYELGNYAEAKEIIGKQRATIIDEIATASRELNKKIDIELERIKEEKDSKDANNKKGVNRVAVKN; via the coding sequence ATGAAGATACTTACAGTAATATCTCTACTACTATTAGCAAGTTGTGGATCTCATAAGATTGTGAGTAAGTTAGATAATAACGATGATGCATTCTCAAATGAATCATTCATGAGATTTGGACATACAAGGCTTACCCAGGTAAATGAGAATGACTTCTTAAAAAAAGAACTCTCAAATTGCTATCGTGGGAGCTTTTCGACGTCTCTTAAATCATTTCAAGATAAGCTTGGTGAGTATAAGACTAACGAAAAGTACTGGCTCTATATTGGTATTTGCTATCAATTATATGGAAGTCACTTAAAGGCCAACTTCTACTATGATTACGCCCTTTCTGGGTCTAAATACACTCAAGCCGCTATTTTGAATAATAAAGCTCTAGTAGCAATGAAGGCCAGAAACTTTGATGATGCTTTTCCACTTTTAGAAAAGTCTATTAAATTAGCTCCTACATCTAATGTACCAAAGTATAACTTGGCGCAGCTTTATATCAAGTTTAATCACTTAGAAAAAGCAAGGTCTCTTATCACTCCTCTAGTAAGAAAGAATCAAGGTGATGTTGACCTAATACTTTCCATGATGACCATCGAAATTGCTAGTAAAGACTATAAAAGAGCAAATTACTGGGCGGGAAAATTTAATTCTAAGCAATTAACTAGAGAAGATATCTCATTATATGTCGCCCTCCTTTATTATGAGCTTGGAAACTACGCAGAAGCAAAAGAAATTATCGGAAAACAAAGAGCGACAATTATTGATGAAATCGCTACAGCTTCAAGAGAATTAAATAAGAAAATTGATATTGAATTAGAAAGAATTAAGGAAGAAAAAGACAGCAAGGATGCAAATAATAAAAAAGGGGTAAATCGTGTTGCTGTCAAAAACTAA